The genomic region GGAGTGTTTCTGCCATGAAGGCCTCTCGCGTCTCCTTCGCCGCCGCCCTCGCCGCCGGTACCGTCCTCGTCCTCTCCGGCCCGGCCTTCGCCCACGTCGGCGTCCAGCCCGGCGAGGCCACCAAGGGCGGCTACGCGACGATCAACTTCAAGGTCCCCAACGAGCGTGACAACGCGTCGACCACCCAGCTGGAGGTCAACTTCCCGGTCGACCAGCCGCTCACGTCCGTGATGCCGCAGGACGTTCCCGGCTGGACCGTGACGGTCGAGAAGAGCAAGCTCGACAAGCCGCTGACCGTGCACGGCAAGCAGATCAACGAGGCCGTCACCAAGGTCACCTGGTCCGGCGGCAAGATCGAGCCCGGCAAGTTCCAGCAGTTCCCGCTGTCCGTGGGCAAGCTCCCCGAGAACGCCGACCAGATGGTCTTCAAGGCGATCCAGACGTACGACAACAACGAGGTCGTCCGGTGGATCGAAGAGACCAAGGAAGGCGCCGCGGAACCGCAGAACCCGGCGCCCGTCCTGAAGCTGACCGCAGCCACGGGCGGCGACCACCACAGTGACGCCAAGACCGACCAGGCCAAGAACGCCGACAAGGA from Streptomyces sp. NBC_00190 harbors:
- a CDS encoding YcnI family copper-binding membrane protein, producing MKASRVSFAAALAAGTVLVLSGPAFAHVGVQPGEATKGGYATINFKVPNERDNASTTQLEVNFPVDQPLTSVMPQDVPGWTVTVEKSKLDKPLTVHGKQINEAVTKVTWSGGKIEPGKFQQFPLSVGKLPENADQMVFKAIQTYDNNEVVRWIEETKEGAAEPQNPAPVLKLTAATGGDHHSDAKTDQAKNADKDAQHGHDEAAEKNSADTTARVLGIAGIVIGLGGVAFGVASRRRSA